One part of the Algibacter sp. L1A34 genome encodes these proteins:
- a CDS encoding carboxypeptidase-like regulatory domain-containing protein — MKHFYIFIATGLLSIYGHSQESLSAKILDSLTQEPIPYATISINNNSGVISNANGDFLIYLNKKTASQDSLKIRCLGYETKQFLAKNFKDSIVFLSTKAMELDEVLVSNKNYTPEEIIEKIQENLENNYDHNFTKSKLFYRASSFQNLIKNDVEVNESTIPEFNQQFIDSLVAAIPKNADDYTEILANLYGKPGKGDDQKIDIIKASHLYDKSAEMSFESYEEKLNTILKKHVKRDSYFKIKSGFFGVKTDIDSTAFDYGEQKEDVKKTEAMLAEEQKKEAERKKDFSNYRKSAIARLEHGSFIFEDSDLNFLEKQNRFEFKVEDYSFLNDEFVYKISFTPKRKEDFKGTIYVNTDDFAIVRIDYENVKVLKNFKLLGLSHTRNLKKGTLIYSKNEAEKYTLKYAELEEGSQFGIKRPLTIIEKNKHVKGRRKQNELDTDIHFVMAIKEKSELVVFENEQITEVTFNDFTEKPKVEPVYLPKYDPEFWKGYNVIEPNQAIKDFKSLE, encoded by the coding sequence ATTGCCACCGGTTTATTATCAATTTACGGCCACTCACAAGAATCTCTTAGTGCCAAAATTTTAGATTCTCTTACGCAAGAACCTATTCCGTATGCCACTATTTCTATTAATAACAATTCGGGTGTTATTAGTAACGCCAATGGAGATTTTCTTATTTATTTAAATAAAAAAACGGCCAGTCAAGATTCTTTAAAAATTAGATGTTTGGGTTACGAAACCAAACAATTTCTAGCTAAAAACTTTAAAGACAGTATTGTTTTTCTAAGCACAAAGGCCATGGAATTGGATGAAGTTTTAGTTTCTAATAAAAACTATACGCCCGAGGAAATTATTGAAAAAATACAGGAAAACCTAGAAAACAATTACGATCATAATTTTACAAAAAGCAAACTATTTTACCGAGCCTCATCGTTTCAAAACTTAATAAAAAATGATGTTGAAGTCAACGAATCGACTATTCCGGAATTTAACCAACAATTTATAGATAGCTTAGTTGCTGCTATTCCTAAAAATGCTGACGATTACACTGAAATTCTAGCCAACTTATATGGTAAACCTGGTAAAGGTGATGATCAAAAAATAGATATTATTAAAGCTTCGCATTTATACGACAAAAGCGCAGAAATGAGTTTTGAGAGTTACGAAGAAAAGCTAAATACAATTCTAAAAAAACACGTAAAACGCGATTCATATTTCAAAATTAAATCAGGTTTCTTTGGTGTAAAAACAGATATAGACTCTACTGCTTTTGATTATGGTGAGCAAAAGGAAGACGTTAAAAAAACGGAAGCCATGCTTGCAGAAGAACAAAAGAAAGAAGCAGAGCGTAAAAAAGATTTTTCTAATTACCGTAAATCGGCCATTGCAAGACTTGAACATGGTAGCTTTATTTTTGAAGACAGCGATTTAAACTTTTTAGAAAAACAAAATCGTTTTGAATTCAAAGTTGAAGATTATAGTTTTTTAAATGATGAATTTGTTTATAAAATAAGCTTTACTCCAAAACGAAAAGAAGATTTTAAAGGAACAATTTATGTGAATACAGATGATTTCGCGATTGTTAGAATAGATTATGAAAACGTAAAAGTCCTTAAAAACTTTAAATTACTAGGCTTATCTCACACAAGAAACTTAAAAAAAGGAACCCTTATTTATTCTAAAAACGAAGCCGAAAAATACACTTTAAAATATGCTGAGTTAGAAGAAGGTAGTCAATTTGGTATTAAACGTCCGTTAACCATTATTGAAAAAAATAAGCACGTTAAAGGCAGACGCAAACAAAACGAATTAGATACCGATATTCATTTTGTAATGGCGATTAAAGAAAAAAGTGAATTAGTAGTTTTTGAAAACGAACAAATAACGGAAGTTACCTTTAACGACTTTACAGAAAAACCAAAAGTAGAACCGGTGTATTTACCAAAATACGATCCGGAATTTTGGAAAGGTTATAACGTCATTGAGCCAAACCAAGCTATTAAAGATTTTAAGAGTTTGGAATAA
- a CDS encoding metallophosphoesterase family protein, with amino-acid sequence MRTIVIGDIHGGLKALVQLLNKLEVKDDDNLIFMGDYVDGWSESAQVVQLLMDLSKKINCVFIRGNHDVWCEEWLKTGEVNQTWYVHGGKETMASYNGFTKEEKEEQIAFFENLKFYYLDNQNRLFLHAGFTSMHGVEKEVHKPTLYFDRTLWEMALAIDNNLKIDSYFYPNRLKHYHEIYIGHTPTTNFKCDIPMNAVNIWNVDTGAAFKGRISGMDIETKTFLQSDPVYILYPNEKGRNKD; translated from the coding sequence ATGCGAACAATTGTAATTGGAGATATTCACGGTGGGTTAAAAGCATTAGTTCAACTTTTAAATAAGTTAGAAGTTAAAGATGATGATAACCTTATTTTTATGGGTGATTATGTAGATGGTTGGAGTGAATCTGCTCAAGTTGTTCAGCTTTTAATGGATTTATCCAAAAAGATAAACTGTGTGTTTATAAGAGGTAACCATGATGTTTGGTGCGAAGAATGGCTAAAAACGGGAGAAGTAAACCAAACGTGGTATGTGCACGGCGGAAAAGAAACTATGGCGAGTTATAATGGTTTTACAAAAGAAGAAAAAGAGGAACAGATTGCTTTTTTTGAAAACTTAAAGTTTTACTATTTAGATAACCAAAACCGATTGTTTCTTCATGCAGGGTTTACATCTATGCACGGCGTTGAAAAAGAAGTACATAAGCCAACCTTGTATTTTGATAGAACACTTTGGGAGATGGCTTTGGCGATAGATAATAATTTAAAGATTGATTCTTATTTCTATCCAAATAGATTAAAACATTATCACGAAATTTATATTGGGCACACACCAACAACTAATTTTAAATGTGATATACCTATGAATGCCGTTAATATCTGGAATGTAGATACAGGTGCTGCATTTAAAGGTAGGATTTCTGGTATGGATATTGAAACTAAAACGTTTTTACAAAGTGATCCTGTTTACATCTTGTATCCAAATGAAAAAGGGCGTAATAAAGATTAG